The following coding sequences lie in one Rutidosis leptorrhynchoides isolate AG116_Rl617_1_P2 chromosome 4, CSIRO_AGI_Rlap_v1, whole genome shotgun sequence genomic window:
- the LOC139840510 gene encoding uncharacterized protein, giving the protein MTTRIKNFSNAKITQVELNDFRELYATLVYDLWRDPIDAIQMIAIWIWLGQAITGLPNRLTLMILTLPSQLINKIGDEALSIWACIDNVHMLLTMNFRLTNILLKKEMPIELFCKYREFSIAGINDVVTVVCANCLKDIWDGAIARNAYMEFLHKKKKSSRDESEPDERTLFVTFSRGYPVAEWEVTKFLTGLFGDCIESFYMEEVAEGEHALFAKIVLNHTSYVNLVLSGHKTAKFTINGRHVWMRKFIPKSSRA; this is encoded by the coding sequence ATGACCACGCGGATCAAGAATTTTTCAAATGCAAAGATAACTCaagttgaactcaatgactttagGGAGTTGTACGCAACACTTGTATACGATCTATGGCGCGATCCCATTGACGCGATTCAGATGATAGCCATTTGGATATGGCTAGGGCAGGCGATAACAGGATTACCTAATCGATTAACTCTAATGATCCTTACTTTACCTTCTCAATTGATCAACAAAATTGGAGACGAAGCGTTATCCATTTGGGCGTGCATTGACAACGTACATATGTTACTCACAATGAACTTCCGATTGACAAATATACTTCTCAAAAAAGAAATGCCTATAGAGCTCTTTTGCAAGTATCGCGAGTTCTCGATAGCTGGTATTAACGACGTCGTAACTGTTGTTTGTGCTAATTGTCTCAAGGACATATGGGACGGAGCTATAGCACGAAACGCGTATATGGAATTTTTACACAAAAAGAAAAAGTCTTCTCGTGATGAAAGCGAGCCAGACGAAAGGACTTTATTTGTGACGTTTTCGAGAGGTTACCCTGTGGCTGAATGGGAAGTAACGAAGTTCTTAACCGGATTATTTGGAGACTGCATTGAGTCATTTTATATGGAAGAAGTTGCTGAGGGTGAACATGCTTTGTTTGCTAAGATTGTGCTTAATCATACTTCTTATGTTAATTTAGTTCTTAGTGGTCATAAAACGGCTAAGTTTACCATCAATGGGAGACATGTATGGATGCGAAAGTTCATCCCTAAAAGTAGTCGAGCATAA